The following are encoded in a window of Rhizobium sp. 11515TR genomic DNA:
- the secA gene encoding preprotein translocase subunit SecA produces the protein MVSLGGIARKLFGSSNDRRVKSFQPKVAAINALEPEMRALSDEALAAKTVEFRQQLAEGKTLDDILVPAFAVAREASRRVLGMRPFDVQLIGGMILHSNAIAEMKTGEGKTLVATLPVYLNALAGKGVHVVTVNDYLAQRDSGTMGRLYSFLGLTTGVIVHGLSDEQRHDAYACDITYATNNELGFDYLRDNMKYERAQMVQRGHSFAIVDEVDSILVDEARTPLIISGPLDDRSDLYITIDAFIPRLAKEDYEIDEKQRSANFSEEGTEKLENMLREAGLLKGESLYDVENVAIVHHINNALKAHKLFQRDKDYIVRNGEVVIIDEFTGRMMPGRRYSDGQHQALEAKEHVQIQPENQTLAQITFQNYFRMYEKLAGMTGTASTEAEEFGNIYGLDVIEVPTNLPIQRIDEDDEVYRTHAEKYNAIINEILDAHKRGQPVLVGTTSIEKSELLADLMRKRGFSNFQVLNARYHEQEAYIVAQAGVPGAVTIATNMAGRGTDIQLGGNLEMRVERDLHEMEPGPERDAAIARIAEEIKELKQKSIAAGGLYVIASERHESRRIDNQLRGRSGRQGDPGRSKFYLSLQDDLMRIFGSDRMDGMLQKLGLKEGEAIVHPWINKAVERAQKKVEARNFDIRKNVLKYDDVLNDQRKVIFDQRVELMESKDLSEFVGDMRHDVIEDLVARHIPERAYAEQWDADGLKTAVANFFDLDLPIHDWVKEEGIGEDDIRARLTEAAEKAAAEKAERFGPEIMTYVERSIVLQTLDNLWREHIVNLDHLRSVIGFRGYAQRDPLQEYKAEAFELFQALLNNLRQAVTAQLSRVELVQQPAEPETPPMQARHIDATTGEDEFSPLTLASESVVAPENRDPRNPATWGRVGRNEACPCGSGKKYKHCHGAFESSEVV, from the coding sequence GCCTAGGTGGAATTGCCCGCAAGTTGTTCGGCTCGTCCAACGACCGCCGGGTCAAATCGTTCCAGCCGAAAGTAGCTGCAATCAATGCGCTCGAACCGGAGATGCGTGCGCTGTCCGATGAAGCTCTGGCCGCCAAGACGGTTGAGTTCCGCCAGCAGCTCGCGGAAGGCAAGACGCTGGACGATATCCTTGTGCCCGCCTTCGCGGTCGCCCGCGAAGCGTCGCGCCGCGTTCTTGGCATGCGACCCTTTGACGTGCAGCTCATCGGCGGCATGATCCTTCATTCCAATGCCATCGCCGAAATGAAGACCGGTGAAGGTAAGACCCTGGTTGCAACCCTGCCGGTCTATCTGAACGCGCTGGCCGGCAAGGGCGTGCATGTCGTTACCGTCAACGATTACCTGGCGCAGCGCGACAGCGGTACCATGGGCCGCCTCTACAGCTTCCTCGGCCTGACGACGGGCGTCATCGTCCATGGCCTGTCGGATGAACAGCGCCATGACGCCTATGCCTGCGACATCACCTACGCCACCAACAACGAGCTCGGTTTCGACTATCTGCGCGACAACATGAAGTATGAGCGCGCCCAGATGGTCCAGCGCGGCCATAGTTTCGCGATCGTCGACGAAGTGGACTCGATTCTCGTCGACGAAGCGCGCACGCCGCTGATCATCTCCGGTCCGCTCGACGACCGCTCCGATCTTTATATCACCATCGACGCCTTCATTCCCCGCCTGGCGAAGGAAGACTATGAAATCGATGAAAAACAGCGCTCGGCCAACTTCTCCGAAGAAGGCACCGAGAAGCTGGAAAACATGCTCCGCGAAGCCGGCCTCTTGAAGGGTGAATCGCTCTACGACGTAGAGAATGTCGCGATCGTCCACCACATCAACAACGCGCTCAAGGCGCACAAGCTGTTCCAGCGCGACAAGGACTATATCGTCCGCAACGGTGAAGTCGTCATCATCGACGAATTCACCGGCCGCATGATGCCGGGCCGGCGTTATTCGGACGGCCAGCATCAGGCGCTGGAAGCCAAGGAACATGTGCAGATCCAGCCGGAAAACCAGACGCTGGCGCAGATCACCTTCCAGAACTATTTCCGCATGTACGAAAAGCTCGCCGGCATGACCGGTACGGCATCGACGGAAGCGGAGGAATTCGGCAACATCTACGGTCTCGACGTGATCGAAGTGCCGACCAACCTGCCGATCCAGCGTATCGATGAGGACGACGAGGTCTATCGCACGCACGCCGAGAAATATAACGCCATCATCAACGAGATCCTCGATGCGCACAAGCGCGGCCAGCCCGTGCTGGTCGGTACGACCTCAATTGAGAAGTCCGAACTTCTCGCCGATCTCATGCGCAAGCGGGGCTTCAGCAACTTTCAGGTTCTGAACGCGCGCTACCACGAGCAGGAAGCCTACATCGTCGCTCAGGCCGGCGTTCCGGGCGCGGTGACGATCGCCACCAACATGGCCGGCCGTGGCACCGACATCCAGCTCGGCGGCAACCTCGAAATGCGGGTCGAGCGAGACCTGCACGAAATGGAACCCGGTCCGGAGCGCGACGCGGCCATTGCCCGCATTGCCGAAGAGATCAAGGAACTCAAGCAGAAATCGATCGCTGCCGGCGGCCTCTACGTCATCGCCTCCGAACGCCATGAAAGCCGCCGTATCGACAACCAGCTGCGTGGCCGTTCCGGCCGCCAGGGCGACCCGGGCCGCTCGAAATTCTACCTGTCGCTCCAGGACGACCTGATGCGCATCTTCGGTTCCGACCGCATGGATGGCATGCTGCAGAAGCTCGGCCTCAAAGAAGGCGAAGCGATCGTCCACCCCTGGATCAACAAGGCGGTTGAACGCGCCCAGAAGAAGGTCGAGGCCCGCAACTTCGACATCCGCAAGAACGTTCTGAAGTATGACGACGTATTGAATGATCAGCGCAAGGTCATCTTCGACCAGCGCGTCGAACTGATGGAATCGAAGGACCTCTCCGAATTCGTCGGTGATATGCGCCACGACGTCATCGAAGATCTCGTCGCCAGACATATTCCAGAGCGCGCCTATGCCGAACAGTGGGATGCCGACGGCCTGAAGACGGCTGTCGCCAACTTCTTCGATCTCGACCTGCCCATTCATGACTGGGTCAAGGAGGAAGGCATCGGCGAAGACGACATCCGTGCGCGCCTGACGGAAGCTGCCGAAAAGGCTGCGGCCGAAAAGGCTGAACGCTTCGGCCCTGAGATCATGACCTATGTCGAGCGCTCCATCGTGCTGCAGACGCTGGACAATCTCTGGCGTGAGCACATCGTCAACCTTGATCATCTGCGCTCGGTCATCGGTTTCCGCGGCTACGCCCAGCGCGATCCGCTGCAGGAATACAAGGCGGAAGCCTTCGAACTGTTCCAGGCGTTGTTGAACAATCTTCGCCAGGCCGTGACCGCGCAGCTTTCGCGCGTCGAACTGGTGCAGCAGCCAGCCGAGCCGGAGACGCCGCCGATGCAGGCCCGCCACATCGACGCGACGACGGGCGAGGACGAATTCTCACCGTTGACACTTGCAAGTGAGAGCGTTGTGGCCCCGGAAAATCGCGATCCGCGCAATCCGGCGACCTGGGGCCGCGTCGGCCGCAACGAGGCCTGCCCCTGCGGCTCCGGCAAGAAGTACAAGCATTGCCACGGCGCCTTCGAAAGCAGCGAAGTGGTCTGA
- a CDS encoding glutathione S-transferase family protein, whose amino-acid sequence MLTLHDYLPSQNGWKARVLFGLLDIPYQTRLVSIFEGEGRTDAFFDLNPAGGIPVLELEDGRTIAESNAILTYVAEGTRFLPVDRYRHAKVMQWLFFEQYHVEPVIGTLRFWTLTGRLESNAVIAEAKRSAGLRSLAALERGLKNTPFLVGDEFSIADIAVYAYAHRAADCGFDLADYPAFTAWLGRVLDVIGPGYPVHLYSEDPHSAV is encoded by the coding sequence ATGCTCACACTTCACGATTATTTACCGTCGCAGAATGGCTGGAAGGCCAGAGTTCTGTTCGGATTGCTTGATATCCCCTATCAGACCCGCCTGGTGTCCATCTTCGAGGGCGAGGGGCGTACCGACGCCTTTTTCGATCTCAATCCGGCAGGGGGCATTCCCGTTCTCGAACTGGAGGATGGGCGAACGATTGCGGAATCGAACGCTATTCTCACCTATGTTGCTGAAGGCACGCGGTTTCTTCCAGTGGATCGCTATCGACATGCCAAGGTCATGCAATGGCTGTTCTTCGAGCAATATCATGTCGAGCCGGTCATCGGTACGCTGCGCTTCTGGACGCTGACGGGGCGCTTGGAATCCAATGCCGTCATAGCAGAAGCCAAGCGCTCGGCTGGTCTTCGTTCGCTTGCAGCGCTCGAGCGCGGGCTGAAGAATACGCCGTTCCTTGTTGGCGACGAGTTTTCGATCGCGGATATCGCGGTTTACGCCTACGCGCATAGAGCGGCGGATTGCGGCTTTGATCTTGCCGATTATCCCGCGTTCACAGCTTGGCTCGGTCGTGTGCTTGACGTCATCGGACCAGGCTATCCGGTCCATCTTTATAGTGAGGATCCGCATTCCGCTGTCTGA